The Geodermatophilaceae bacterium NBWT11 genome has a segment encoding these proteins:
- a CDS encoding ROK family protein, whose product MTAPEQLPALGIDIGGTKVAGGVVLPDGTITATARRATPGKSVEATEDAIAAVVDELAERHGGPLVGVGVGAAGWFDRTGDTVLFSPHLAWRNQPLRADLGARLQRPLWVGNDADAAAWAEYRYGAARGSDLALVITLGTGIGGGMVIDGRLQRGAHGVAGEWGHMRVVPDGRLCACGNRGCWEQYASGNALGQTAREVASSSPAAAALLLDRVGGRAERLTGEDVATAAAAGDPLALELLAEVGTWLGQGIADLAAVLDPGVVVIGGGVSVLGEMVLGPARARLERALPGRGFRPGPRVVAAELGAQAGLVGAADLVRRAVAEGEA is encoded by the coding sequence ATGACCGCTCCCGAGCAGCTGCCGGCCCTGGGCATCGACATCGGCGGCACCAAGGTCGCCGGCGGCGTGGTGCTGCCCGACGGCACCATCACCGCCACTGCGCGCCGGGCGACCCCCGGGAAGTCGGTCGAGGCCACCGAGGACGCGATCGCCGCCGTCGTCGACGAGCTGGCCGAACGGCACGGCGGGCCGCTGGTCGGCGTCGGCGTCGGGGCGGCCGGGTGGTTCGACCGCACCGGGGACACCGTGCTCTTCAGCCCGCACCTGGCCTGGCGCAACCAGCCGTTGCGCGCCGACCTCGGGGCCCGGCTGCAGCGCCCGCTCTGGGTGGGCAACGACGCCGACGCCGCGGCGTGGGCGGAGTACCGCTACGGCGCGGCCCGCGGCTCGGACCTGGCGCTGGTCATCACCCTGGGCACCGGCATCGGCGGCGGCATGGTCATCGACGGCCGGCTGCAGCGCGGGGCGCACGGGGTGGCCGGCGAGTGGGGCCACATGCGGGTGGTGCCCGACGGCCGGCTCTGCGCGTGCGGCAACCGCGGCTGCTGGGAGCAGTACGCCTCGGGCAACGCGCTGGGCCAGACCGCCCGCGAGGTGGCCAGCAGCTCCCCGGCCGCCGCCGCCCTGCTGCTGGACCGGGTGGGCGGCCGCGCCGAGCGGCTCACCGGTGAGGACGTCGCCACCGCCGCGGCCGCGGGTGACCCGCTGGCCCTGGAGCTGCTCGCCGAGGTGGGCACCTGGCTGGGGCAGGGGATCGCCGACCTCGCCGCGGTGCTCGACCCGGGCGTCGTCGTCATCGGCGGCGGGGTGAGCGTGCTGGGGGAGATGGTGCTGGGCCCGGCGCGCGCTCGGCTGGAGCGGGCCCTGCCCGGTCGCGGCTTCCGCCCCGGACCCCGGGTGGTGGCCGCCGAGCTCGGCGCCCAGGCCGGCCTGGTGGGTGCTGCCGACCTGGTGCGCCGCGCGGTCGCCGAGGGCGAGGCCTAG
- a CDS encoding long-chain fatty acid--CoA ligase, producing the protein MRELSVPPTYTVGPDEALPDMVTANAAEAGSRVGLRRQVGDRWVDVTHAEFAAQVQAVAKGLVAGGVEAGDRVALLARTRYEWTVLDFAIWTAGAVVVPVYETSSPDQIAWILADSGARAVVVESGEHAASVDSVRDQAPELGPVWVIDDDALGTLSAAGDEVPDSELAARRATLSPDSLATLIYTSGTTGRPKGCELTHANFLFEIGNGMTLLGRFMNTDGSLLLFIPLAHVLARVLQVGAIKTRTVLGHTPDVKDLVGDLGRFQPTFVLAVPRVFEKVYNTAKATADDGGKGKVFDKAAQTAIDWSRAQDTGGPSLKLKLAHGVFDKLVYGKLRAALGGNCVGAISGGAPLGERLGHFFRGIGVTVFEGYGLTETTAAAAVNHDAAFRMGTVGRPLPGTDAAIAEDGEVLLRGGIVMRGYWKNEEATAEAIDADGWFHTGDIGELDSEGFLKITGRKKEILVTAGGKNVAPAVLEDRLRAHPLVSQCIVVGDQKPFIAALVTLDEEALPGWLKARGKDTSLTVAQLRDDPDVLAALDEAVAEANKAVSHAESIRKFRVLDIDFTETNGTLTPSLKLKRNVVLKEYSAEVEELYAKG; encoded by the coding sequence GTGCGCGAGCTGAGCGTTCCCCCCACCTACACGGTGGGCCCCGACGAGGCACTGCCCGACATGGTGACGGCCAACGCCGCCGAGGCGGGCTCCCGCGTCGGGCTGCGCCGTCAGGTCGGTGACCGGTGGGTCGACGTGACCCACGCCGAGTTCGCCGCGCAGGTCCAGGCGGTGGCCAAGGGCCTGGTCGCCGGCGGGGTCGAGGCCGGTGACCGGGTCGCCCTGCTGGCCCGGACCCGCTACGAGTGGACGGTCCTGGACTTCGCGATCTGGACCGCGGGCGCCGTCGTCGTCCCGGTCTACGAGACCTCCTCCCCCGACCAGATCGCCTGGATCCTGGCCGACTCCGGGGCCCGCGCGGTGGTCGTGGAGAGCGGGGAGCACGCCGCCTCGGTGGACTCCGTCCGAGACCAGGCCCCCGAGCTCGGCCCGGTCTGGGTGATCGACGACGACGCGCTGGGCACGTTGTCCGCCGCCGGCGACGAGGTGCCCGACAGCGAGCTGGCCGCCCGCCGGGCCACGCTGTCCCCGGACAGCCTGGCCACCCTGATCTACACCTCGGGCACGACCGGCCGGCCCAAGGGCTGCGAGCTCACGCACGCGAACTTCCTGTTCGAGATCGGCAACGGCATGACGCTGCTGGGCCGGTTCATGAACACGGACGGCTCGCTGCTGCTGTTCATCCCGCTGGCCCACGTGCTGGCCCGGGTGCTGCAGGTCGGGGCGATCAAGACCCGCACCGTGCTGGGGCACACCCCCGACGTCAAGGACCTGGTCGGCGACCTCGGCCGGTTCCAGCCCACGTTCGTCCTCGCCGTCCCGCGGGTGTTCGAGAAGGTCTACAACACCGCCAAGGCCACGGCCGACGACGGCGGCAAGGGCAAGGTCTTCGACAAGGCCGCGCAGACGGCGATCGACTGGTCCCGCGCACAGGACACCGGCGGCCCGTCGCTGAAGCTGAAGCTGGCACACGGGGTCTTCGACAAGCTGGTCTACGGCAAGCTGCGGGCCGCGCTCGGTGGCAACTGCGTGGGCGCCATCTCCGGCGGCGCGCCGCTCGGCGAGCGGCTGGGCCACTTCTTCCGCGGCATCGGCGTCACCGTCTTCGAGGGCTACGGGCTCACCGAGACCACCGCGGCGGCCGCGGTCAACCACGACGCGGCCTTCCGGATGGGCACCGTCGGTCGCCCGCTGCCCGGCACCGACGCCGCCATCGCCGAGGACGGCGAGGTGCTGCTGCGTGGCGGGATCGTCATGCGCGGCTACTGGAAGAACGAGGAGGCCACCGCCGAGGCCATCGACGCCGACGGCTGGTTCCACACCGGGGACATCGGTGAGCTCGACAGCGAGGGCTTCCTGAAGATCACCGGGCGCAAGAAGGAGATCCTGGTGACCGCGGGCGGCAAGAACGTCGCCCCCGCGGTGCTGGAGGACCGGCTGCGCGCCCACCCGCTGGTCAGCCAGTGCATCGTGGTCGGGGACCAGAAGCCGTTCATCGCCGCCCTGGTCACCCTCGACGAGGAGGCCCTGCCCGGCTGGCTGAAGGCCCGGGGCAAGGACACCTCGCTCACCGTGGCCCAGCTGCGGGACGACCCCGACGTGCTCGCGGCCCTGGACGAGGCCGTCGCCGAGGCGAACAAGGCGGTCTCGCACGCCGAGAGCATCCGCAAGTTCCGGGTGCTCGACATCGACTTCACCGAGACCAACGGGACGCTCACCCCGAGCCTGAAGCTCAAGCGGAACGTGGTGCTGAAGGAGTACTCGGCCGAGGTCGAGGAGCTCTACGCCAAGGGCTGA
- a CDS encoding glycosyltransferase family 4 protein, which produces MTRVLVVTNDFPPRQGGIQTFVAALLDRLPAADLVVLASTSPGAAEHDATLPYRVVRMPTAMLLPTRGAARAAQRLAREHRAETVVFGAAAPLGLLAPGLRRAGVRRLVGITHGHETGWVRLPVARRLLQRIAGGLDVLTYISRYTHDRLAPAVGSRTTMAQLSPGVDVELFHPGVDGAGVRAQHGLGDAPVVVCVSRLVPRKGQDVLVEGWPQVLARHPRARLLLVGGGPSEERFRRAVADAGLGDSVVLTGGVPAARLPAYYAAGDVFAMPCRTRRGGLDVEGLGMVFLEAAACGLPVVAGTSGGAPEAVQEGVTGHVVDPRSASTVAATIADLLDDPARAAAMGAAGRAWVEQRWSWTTIAQDLTRLLSTQPLA; this is translated from the coding sequence GTGACCCGGGTGCTGGTCGTCACCAACGACTTCCCGCCCCGGCAGGGCGGCATCCAGACGTTCGTGGCCGCGCTGCTGGACCGGCTGCCGGCCGCGGACCTGGTGGTGCTGGCCTCCACGTCCCCCGGGGCCGCCGAGCACGACGCCACGCTGCCCTACCGGGTGGTCCGGATGCCCACGGCGATGCTGCTCCCCACCCGCGGCGCGGCCCGGGCGGCACAACGGCTGGCCCGGGAGCACCGGGCGGAGACCGTGGTCTTCGGCGCCGCGGCACCGCTCGGGCTGCTCGCCCCGGGGCTGCGCCGGGCCGGGGTGCGCCGGCTGGTCGGGATCACCCACGGGCACGAGACCGGGTGGGTGAGGCTCCCCGTCGCCCGCCGGCTGCTGCAGCGGATCGCCGGTGGACTCGACGTGCTCACCTACATCTCCCGGTACACCCACGACCGGCTCGCCCCCGCCGTCGGCAGCCGGACGACGATGGCCCAGCTGTCCCCGGGCGTCGACGTCGAGCTGTTCCACCCCGGGGTGGACGGCGCCGGCGTGCGGGCCCAGCACGGGCTGGGGGACGCCCCGGTGGTGGTCTGCGTGTCCCGGCTGGTGCCCCGCAAGGGCCAGGACGTGCTGGTCGAGGGCTGGCCGCAGGTGCTCGCCCGGCACCCCCGCGCCCGGCTCCTGCTCGTCGGCGGCGGACCGTCGGAGGAGCGGTTCCGCCGGGCGGTGGCCGACGCCGGGCTGGGGGACTCCGTCGTCCTCACCGGGGGCGTGCCGGCGGCCCGGCTGCCGGCGTACTACGCAGCAGGCGACGTGTTCGCCATGCCCTGCCGCACCCGCCGTGGCGGGCTGGACGTCGAGGGCCTGGGCATGGTCTTCCTCGAGGCCGCCGCGTGCGGCCTGCCGGTGGTGGCCGGCACCTCGGGGGGTGCCCCCGAGGCGGTGCAGGAGGGCGTCACCGGGCACGTCGTGGACCCCCGGTCGGCGTCCACGGTGGCCGCGACGATCGCCGACCTGCTCGACGACCCGGCCCGGGCCGCGGCGATGGGCGCCGCGGGCCGGGCCTGGGTCGAGCAGCGCTGGTCCTGGACGACGATCGCCCAGGACCTCACGCGGCTGCTCTCGACTCAGCCCTTGGCGTAG
- a CDS encoding SRPBCC family protein: protein MADQSTQSIVVDAPASDVMAVIADFPAYPQWVAAARTVEVLGADADGRAEQVHFVLDAGAVSDDYVLAYTWDGDRQVRWTLVQGQMQKRQDGSYTLVETDGRTEVTYAITIDLSIPMIGMIKRKAEKVILDTALKELKKRVEA from the coding sequence ATGGCCGACCAGTCCACCCAGTCGATCGTCGTCGACGCCCCGGCGTCCGACGTGATGGCCGTGATCGCCGACTTCCCCGCCTACCCGCAGTGGGTCGCCGCCGCCCGAACCGTCGAGGTGCTGGGCGCCGACGCCGACGGCCGCGCCGAGCAGGTGCACTTCGTGCTCGACGCCGGCGCGGTCTCCGACGACTACGTGCTCGCCTACACCTGGGACGGCGACCGGCAGGTGCGCTGGACCCTCGTGCAGGGCCAGATGCAGAAGCGCCAGGACGGCAGCTACACCCTCGTCGAGACCGACGGACGCACCGAGGTCACGTACGCGATCACGATCGACCTCTCCATCCCGATGATCGGCATGATCAAGCGCAAGGCCGAGAAGGTCATCCTCGACACCGCGCTCAAGGAGCTCAAGAAGCGCGTCGAGGCCTGA
- a CDS encoding ion transporter, whose protein sequence is MRTLLVTGPGGAGTSTVAAATALAAQDAGHRVALLSTATPAVPGLPVTVVDGQRALAEAWSSHAGELAALAPLLTLPPATSVVAVPGVSEVAVLVALGRVAAAGETDLVVLDVGPLPAALGLLALPETVRWWLAQAAPPRLRVLAQVRTTVARGRPGALEAALAAVGALEELLHLLPTGSDVHLVHAPEPGAAGTVRRAATALGLLGHPVASVTLSRVLPAGTGEWSARRAAQTDDVRTALAATGLPLREVAEAALAPRDGTALRALQAGVDTTPSAPLPASGPVPDDGDWLLALPLPFAEKGAVSLTRWEDDLVVDAAGVRRSIPLDSLLRRCTVVSGRVTDPGTPGAALTVRFTPDPAQWPTALLTRGGRG, encoded by the coding sequence GTGCGCACCCTCCTCGTGACCGGCCCCGGCGGGGCCGGCACCTCCACCGTCGCCGCGGCCACCGCGCTGGCCGCCCAGGACGCCGGCCACCGGGTCGCGCTGCTGAGCACGGCCACGCCGGCCGTCCCCGGGCTCCCGGTGACGGTGGTCGACGGGCAGCGGGCGCTCGCGGAGGCGTGGTCCTCGCACGCCGGGGAGCTGGCCGCACTGGCCCCGCTGCTGACGCTGCCCCCGGCCACGTCGGTCGTCGCCGTCCCCGGCGTGAGCGAGGTGGCCGTGCTGGTCGCCCTGGGCCGGGTGGCCGCGGCGGGGGAGACCGACCTGGTGGTGCTCGACGTCGGTCCGCTGCCCGCCGCGCTGGGGCTGCTCGCGCTGCCGGAGACGGTCCGCTGGTGGCTGGCCCAGGCGGCCCCGCCCCGGCTGCGGGTGCTCGCCCAGGTGCGGACGACGGTCGCCCGCGGGCGCCCCGGCGCGCTGGAGGCCGCGCTCGCCGCGGTCGGGGCGCTGGAGGAACTGCTGCACCTGTTGCCCACCGGGTCCGACGTCCACCTGGTGCACGCCCCCGAGCCCGGGGCGGCCGGCACCGTCCGCCGCGCCGCCACCGCGCTGGGCCTGCTGGGCCACCCGGTCGCCTCGGTGACGCTGTCCCGGGTGCTGCCGGCCGGCACGGGGGAGTGGTCGGCCCGCCGCGCTGCGCAGACCGACGACGTCCGGACGGCGCTGGCCGCCACCGGGCTGCCGCTGCGCGAGGTCGCCGAGGCCGCCCTGGCCCCCCGGGACGGCACCGCCCTGCGGGCCCTGCAGGCCGGGGTGGACACCACGCCGTCCGCCCCGCTGCCGGCGTCCGGACCGGTCCCCGACGACGGCGACTGGCTGCTCGCCCTACCGCTGCCCTTCGCCGAGAAGGGCGCCGTCTCGCTGACCCGGTGGGAGGACGACCTGGTGGTCGACGCGGCCGGGGTGCGCCGGTCGATCCCGCTGGACTCCCTGTTGCGCCGCTGCACCGTGGTCTCCGGCAGGGTCACCGACCCGGGCACACCCGGGGCCGCGCTGACCGTGCGCTTCACCCCCGACCCGGCCCAGTGGCCCACCGCGCTGCTCACCCGGGGCGGGCGCGGGTGA